AATGGGTGAAAACTTTTCAGGCGCTGGATGTCTCTCTTCTCATCACCGTCGATTGTGGCATCTCAAGTCGTGTTGAAATCGAAGCCCTGGTTGACCAAGGCATAGACGTGATTGTCACGGATCATCACGCGATCCCGGCGCAAATTCCGGAAAAAGCGTTGGCCATTCTTCATCCTCAAATCGATGAGGGGCATTATCCGTTTCCGTATTTATCCGGGTCCGGTGTGGCATTCAAATTTGCGGTGGCATTGATTCGTACGTTAAAAGGAAAAAAAGAAGCGGAAATCGCGCAAGAAAAATTTGTGGATTTGGCGGCCTTGGGCACGGTGGCGGATTGCGTGCCATTGATGGGAGAAAATCGTTGGATTGTAAAACAAGGGCTTGTTCAAATGCAAAAAACCGCATGGGTCGGATTGAGAAAATTGTTGGAAAATGCGGGAGTCGACGCCAATCAAGCTAAAAGTTATGATGCGGATCTCATCGGATTTCGTATCGGGCCGCGCCTCAATGCCGCAGGTCGAATGGACACGCCGTATTTCGCGTTGCAACTTTTATTGAATGAAAACGATCGCGCCAGTGAATTTGTGCAAAAGCTCGAAGAAATGAATCGAGACCGCCAAGATCAACTTTTGGAAATCGAAAAGCAAGCCGAGCAAAAAATGAGCGAAAACGGAGAAGAAAAAGAGAAAATTCTTATCTTAGGCGACCCGGGCTGGCCTGCCGGAATCATTGGGCTGATCGCTGCACGTTTGGGCGAAAAACACCATCGTCCCACCATTATTTTGGAGCATCGCGGGGACGAGTGCGTGGCGTCGTGTCGGAGTCCCGAGTATTTTGATATCGGAAAAGCCTTGCAAAGCATGGGGCATCATTTCAAGACCTATGGAGGCCATGCCGGAGCCGCAGGATTCACGATTGCCAAGGATCGGTTGGAGGCTTTTACGGAGGATATGCGAGTCTATGCTGAAAAAACCATTCAAGAAGATTCGCTCGAATCCGTGTTGCCCATTGATTTTGAAGTCGGGGTGGGGGATGTGACGTTCGATTTGGTGGAGCAATTGTTAAAGCGCGCGCCGTTTGGCCAGGGTAATGAAAAACCGTTGTTCGTGGTGCGCGGAGTCACTCCGCATAATATGTCTCCGGTCGGCCGAGAGAAAAAACATCTCAAGTTTTATGTGCGTGCCCCGAAAAATTCTTTATCCGCCATTGCCTTTAAATTTGGAGAGCATTACCCAAAAATCAGCACTTTGCTCGACCAAAAATCTACCATTGACCTCGTGTTCGAGCTCGACCGCAGCATTTGGAATGGCGAGGAACGGTTGGAGTTAAAGGTAATAGATATCGCTGAAGCGTAAACAAAAAACCACCGAGGATGAGTCGGTGGCTTTTATTTTGACGATGGGAAATTAATCTTAGATGCGACTAAGCCAAAATTTAGCCTGCCACATTTTTAAAGCGTCGCTCGGATAAAAATTCGAAATACCACTCAACAAAACACCATAAGAAACGAGACTTTCAATATATTCATAATACCAAGTCCCCGGAGCCACATCCGTATAAGTCGGGGTAGCGGGGACACTGTAAGGGACAGAATAAGCCACATAAATCGCTTTAACGGCTTCAGCTTTATTCACTAAATCACTGGCACGAAATTCTCCATCCGAGATAAACCCTTTTTCGCAAGCGGTGACAGCATAAGGATAGTACCATTCCGCTCCGGTCATATCCGTGAACACGCAAGAAGTGGGAGTAGATCCATCCCAAATCGTATATCCGGCGTCCACAAGCACCATTTTGACGAGTTCGGCGCGGTTGACGTAATCACTCATTGTAGATGGGGGGTCCATCATAATGGGGCTTCCCATAACAGGATGCATCACAAACGCCTGAGCCGCGGGAGCAAGAACCATCACTCCCACCATGGCACTGAGCAAGAACGAGAGAAGCTTTCTCATAGAGAAAAGGGATAAAAAATAATAAAGGATATATTTATACAATATAAATTTATAAAAGTCAATAGCAATGTGACAATTGAGGCGATTTACTACGGACAATATTAAATAACAGAATCCCTACAAAGATATTACGAAAAGGTTTTAATTTATGTTGTAATTTTGCAGATAGGGGAGGCTTCCTAGGAAGCCTCATTCAGATCAAAAGTTGAATAACTGGATGATTTTTTAAAGAAAATCGTCAAGAGCTATTGCCAAAAATATAATTTACTAGTATAGTAATAGCTTTCATGTTTTCGAAAAGCGCCCAATCGGGCTTTCTCAACAAGAAAGGCGCTAGGATTGACTTGTTGTGAAAAATATTCTAAAATAACAGGATACCCAAAAATTATGAACTCACCCATCGAAGACCAAATCATTCACCAATTTCTCAAGAGCTCCAACGTGCTCTTGCTCCCGTCGTCCCCTGCGGACGGCGATTCGTTGGGCAGTGCGCTCGCCTTATATTTGGTGTTCCAGAAATTGGGGAAAAAGGCCACCGTCATCTCGGCCGAACCGGTTCCAAAAGATCTTCAGTTCCTTCCCATGATGGAAAAAATCAATGGCGAATTCAAGAGCGATAACGATTTTGTCATCACTGTGAACGCGGATGTAAAAGAGGTGCGCCACGAGATCACGCCCGGGAAAGTGAACATCATTTTAACGCAAGACCAAGAGAAAAAAATCACGCCCGACGATGTCTCCTTCAGCCAAGGACTCGATCAATACGACCTCGTCGTGGTCGTGGATACCGCGGATCTTCAGCAACTGGGGAAATTTTACGAAAAGCATCCGGATATTTTTTACAAACTCCCGGTTATCAACATCGATCATCATGCCAGCAATTTTGAATTCGGAACGCTCAATCATGTACAAATCACGGCTTCCGCGACCACGGAAATTATTTTTGCTTTGCTCAAAACCTTGGAGGAAAAGGTCAATCAACCGCTCATTGATGCGGATGTGGCGACCTTGCTTCTCGCCGGAATCATCACCGACACCGGCAGTTTCCAGCATTCCAACACCACGCCTCAGGCGTTTATCGCCACCGCGGAATTGTTGAAACGCGGCGCGCGCCAACAGGAAATCATCAAGCACGTGTATAAAACCAAGAGCCTTTCGACTCTGCGATTGTGGGGCCAAGTGTTGTCAAAAATTCAATTCGCCAAGGATTATCATTTTGTGTGGTCCACGGTTTCGTTGAAGGATATTGAGGAAACCGGGGCGGAAATGGAAGAGTGCGGCGGCATCATCGATGAGTTGCTCAACAACGCGCCGGGAGCGGAGATTGTGGCTTTATTAAAAGAAAAACAGCCCGGCCTATTATCCGCGAGTTTGCGTAGCACCACGGCAGCTGTAGACGCGAATGAAGTCGCGGCGTTGTTCGGCGGCGGAGGGCACAAACAAGCGGCCGGCTTCCGAATCAAAGGCAAACCGTTTGAGGTCGCGGCAAAAGAAGTACTGCTCGGAATTTTGGCGTATCAGGCCGCGAAACATGGCTTGCCCATGCCTCAGTTGCAAGGCGAAAAACGCATTGAAAACGACTCCAACCCTGGCAATAGCACCGGCATCAAAATCCTAAACAACGACACGCAAAAAGAAGGGGAAGGGTTTTATCGGTTTGAAAATAATTAATAAACCGTTTTTAAATAGCATCCCTCGCAGTACACAATTTCCGGGCGGTCCGGAGAAAAGGTGGTGCGGATTTGTTTATGGCAATGCGCACATTCGCGTGTCCAAAATTGTCGAGGATTGCGCTGATGAAAACGGTCGAGGTGCCGTTGGTCCGGTGAGCGACGGGGGAGCGGAATTTTTTGCTCACGGTAAAATTTTAATTCTTGCGGTGTGATTTTAAATCGTTTTTTCGTGACTTCACATTCGAGGGTCGCCTTGAGCGCGGTGTCCGGAATATCTTCGATATTATCAGGAATTTTTCCCGCCGGAATCGTGCCTGCCACAGTGGGTTGAGGCGGTTCGTAATCGTCCCATTTATAACCTTTGGCCAAGGCTTGATCGCGGGTTAGGGGATAGTACATGTGCGCCGTGGTCTTGTTGTAGCCAAACAGTGAAATCGCGATCGGAAAATACTCGCCCCATTCAGAGGCTTGCCCCGCATGCGGGGTTTTTTGCATGTGCTCCGCAATGCGAGCCGCTAAGCGATGGTATTCTTCGGGCGTGTATTGTTTGTTTAAAATGCAGTGCTGTTTGTGATGAACCCCCACGCATCCAAAACAATTTTTTGAATTTTCAATATACCAACAATAAAATAAATCCGTACAGCTGATCGTGCCTTCATTGGAGAACAAAACATGATACGCATTTCCGCCCGTGATGATGCATTCGTAGGATTGTTGAACATTGGTGCCGTACTGGTATAGGTCGTAAACATTCTTTGCCCCCAGCACGAGTTGGTAGCAAAATTTTCCATCTTCCACATCCTCGCAATCAAAACTGTATTGTGTGTTTTTACAATGGATCAAATAATCGCCGAATGAATTTTCGGTATTGTATCCGTGAAATTCCTTAAACGGGTGAGTGCGTTCAAGTTCTGTCAATCGTTTTTTACAAAATTGATACGTTTTGTACGAGCCGGTGTCGATGTGCGTCATGCGTTTTTCATAGTCTTCTTTTGAGAGCGGTTTGTTTTCAAAATAATATTCTTTGTTGCGCAGACCCACGCAGAGAAAACAATGTTTGCACCCCACACAATCACGCAAAAAGGACGACGAAGAGCACCCGATGCAATCCTGGCAGGCTTTGAGCCCGTAGCATTTATGCACATCCACGCAGTCGTAGCAGAGTTCGCAATGCAGGTTGTAAAATCCATCCACACAACTTGTGTTTTTCTTGAAGCCGTAGCCATAATAACAATCTTCACAAAAGTCCGCGTGAAAGATTAAATAACAGTTTTTGGAAGACCCGGCATAGTGCATGTACTCGCAATTTGTTGTAGTGCCGTCGATGCTCAAGGCTTGGGCCGGGGAGCGACGTTTCAATTCATACACTTGCTCGAAAAACGGACGAGAAAAATCAAAATCCTGCCCATACGTGCACGGATCCCATTGGTCGCTGTGCCAACATTCGCGGCAATAGATGGGTTGTTTTAGATGAGGAGGAAATTGGGTGAGCGTAAATTTGTGGCACAAACCGCATTCGCCGTGATACAGATGGCGTTCGTTGCACGATGCGAGCCGGCGTTGTTGTCTACAATCCGGGCAATGCGTGGGAGGCGGGACAAGGTATTTTTTGCCATTAAAAACAGGGGAAATTTGTTCGTAAAATTTAAGGTCATCGTCTGTGACTTCAAAAAGGGTTGAGCAGTTGATGCAAGGTTTTTCCATGGAACGATTTAAAGGCTTATGTCATGGTGAGGAGCCCCAACGGGGCGTCTCGAACCATACATTCAAGATAGAGTTTTGTTAGGGCACCCTTCGAGAGCCTCAGGGTGACAAATTTTTAATCTTCGTCTCCAAGCTTCGCCATCACCTCTTCTGCAATCTCAAAGTTGCTCGACACCTCGGACACGTCTTCATCTTCATCGAGCGCATCCATAAATTTGAGGAGTTTTGACGCCATTTCAAGATCATTGATCGGAACCGTGGTGGAAGGAATATTTTCGAGTTTTGCGCTTTCCACCGGAATTTTTTTGGATTCCAAGGATTTTTTAGTGCTTATCAATTGATCGTATGCCGTGGTCACCACCAGGGTTTCGCTTTCTTGCTTCATATCTTCTGCCCCGGAATCGATGACCGCCATTTCAACATCCTCCATTTTTAAGCCGGCCAAAGGAATGTGAATCACGCCTTTTTTTACAAACATCCAACCCACGCATCCGGCAGCGCCCATGTTCCCGCCGTATTTGGTGAAAATCTGACGCACATTGCCGAGGGTTCGATTTTTATTATCCGTGATGGTGTGCACCAAAAGCGCCACACCTCCCGGGCCATAGCCTTCGTACGTGACTTCGGAAATCGTCATACCGTCTTTGAGTTCGCCCGTGCCCTTTTTAATGGCGCGATCGATGTTGATATTGGGGACATTGTCGGCCTTAGCCAGATCAACAGCCACGCGAAGGCTCGGGTTCATTAAAAGATCGCCGCCGCCTTGTTGCGCCGCAAGTGCAATCATTTTGGCGTGTTGCGTGAAAATCTTGCCGCGCTTGGCATCGGTCACGCCCTTCTTCCGTTTGATGGTGCTCCATTTAGAGTGTCCTGACATGAGCCTATTTTATCGCTTTTGCCACGGCTTGAGCAAGGCCGGGTTCAGAAAGGCCGGGAATGATTTTATCGGGGGTGGGGTAGGGGACGAGGGCGGCAAGGATGTGCGCAGCAGAAAGCATCATTTTTTGGGTGATGTCTCGGGCGCGGCCATCGAGGGCGCCGCGGAAAATCCCGGGAAAAGCCAAGACATTGTTGATTTGATTCGGGAAGTCGCTGCGGCCTGTGGCCACGATGGCCGCGCCTCCCTTTTTCGCTTCTTTGGGTAGAATTTCGGGGGTGGGATTGGCCATGGCAAAAATAATCGAGTCCGGGGCCATGGTCGACACCATGTTCGCAGTTAAAATAGCGGGAGCGGAAACGCCAATAAAAATATCGGCATCTTGTAGCGAGTCTTTTAGTTTTCCTGAAATTCGTCTGGGATTGGTGCGCTTTGCAATATCTTTCTTAAAAGAATTCATATCGTCGCGTTTGGGGTGAAGGATGCCTTTGGAATCGCACACCACAATATCTCGAGCCCCTTCGGCAAGGAGAAGTTCGGTGATGGCAATTCCCGCGGCGCCGGCGCCGGAAATAACGATGCGTACAGCATTTAATTTTTTATGAACAACTTTCAGTGCATTAAGCAATCCGGCCAGCACCACAATCGCGGTCCCGTGTTGGTCATCGTGAAAAACGGGAATATCGAGCGCCTTTTTTAACCGTCGTTCCACCTCAAAACACGCCGGCGCCGCAATGTCTTCCAAATTGATTCCTCCAAATCCCGGTGCAATTCGAATCACAGTTTCCACAATTTCATCTACATTTTGCGTGTCTAAACAGATAGGAATCGCATCCACTCCACCGAAAGTTTTGAACAACAAGCATTTCCCTTCCATCACTGGCAACCCGGCCAATGCACCGATATTTCCCAATCCCAAAACCGCGCTTCCATCGGTGACGACAGCTACGGTATTGGATTTCATGGTGTAGCGATACGCAGCCTCTGGATTGTGCGCAATGGCACGGCACGGCTCCGCCACGCCCGGAGTATACGCCACACTCAAATCCGTTTTGGTTTTGAGTGGCACTTTTGAACATACCGCCAATTTTCCATGATGTCGTTCATGTAATTTTAATGATTTTTTAAAATAATCAACCATGGTGGGGTAGGTCTACTAATTTCAAATTTTCAACTCCTACTCTTGCGGCAATTCCACATCCGGCCCTTCCACCGAAGGCATCCCCGTGGGAGGCGTCACATTCGGTTCTGCAAAATTCACGTCTTCCGTCGTTGTTCCCTCAGAAGTTCCTTCTTCTGTCCCGTTATCTTTTTGGCATCCCATGGCCATTAAAAATCCAACAATCATGAACGTGGTTAATATTTTTTTCATAAATGAAAAAGATTAAAAAATAATTAAAAATTTGTTGTATTTCCCTCAGCTACATCCAAAATCACATCAAAGGACCGTTCGTATTTTAACGTGACATTGGCCCATGCGGAATAGTAATAATCGACCGGCCCGGTTCCCACGCCGATGGAGTCGGTTTCAATGAGTTCTCGATCTGAAAAAAGGTCAAGAATAATTTGTCCTTGCCCATCCACTTGAATCGCGGAACGGGCCTGTTCTACCGCCTCACTCGGTTCAATCGCGGTTTCTCCTGAATCGTTCGGCGTATACGTCAATCCGCCAAAAATCGCAGAGATAAAATCCCCCCATTGTTCATTCAAAGCCCCATTCCCATACGTGCTTTGAATCGTCAAAAATCCATCCGGCATTTCCACATAAAAATCTTTGAAAGTTTCATAATTCCCCGAGTATTCCACGCCCCATACGTCAAATCCCATCGTCTCGGTTGTGTTTGAATTTAAATTGGAGTACCCCGCCATTCCGTTCATGATTTGTGTAAAATAATTGTCCCCGGACAAGCCCTCTGTATTGGAATCGACTCGAATCACCACCCGTGCGGAATTGGGAGTGGTCCGATCAAAAGAAACTTGCCCATTCGCCTCGTCCTGTGCCCATAAAATCATTTCGCCATTTATGCCATCAATGATTTGCCACCCTGTTGGCACCGGAAAAGTAATGTCATACGCAGTATTCACGGTTGCGGGCCAATTTAAGCCCACCGGGAATTCCTCAAGGAAATTTTCCGTGATATACGACAACCGATAAATGATCTCAGCAAGATCTCCGCGCGTCATGGCTTTTCCCGGATAAATTTTCCCTTCGCCATCCGCCACTATCAAATATTTTGCTTTGGCCGATGCTACATAACCGGCATACCAATCCCCAAAAGGAACATCGACATAAGGATTTTCCGTAGGCGTTTCAGTGGTCAAGGCATTGGTTTGCATAATGATTTTCAGCGCTTCCGCCAAATTGACCGTCTGGTTCGGCTTGAAAGTTTGGTCGTCATAACCTTTTACAATTTCCATGTCTGTGGCTTTCACCACATATTTGGTGAACCAATCCGTGAGCGAAATATCGGAATAATAAGTTTCATCAAACCCAATCACCTCCGGTACTTCAATTCCACTTCCCAATAAAACGATTTTCAAGGCTTCGGCCCGGGTCACTTCTTGATCCGGTTTAAAAGTCCCATCCTCATATCCTTGAATCACACTGCGCCCTTCCAACCATAAAATTGCGGCATAATGTTCGCTGGTTTGCGGAACATCGGTAAAAGAAGCCAAGGCAGGGGACACTTTCATGAAAAGTCCTCCAAAAGTTCCACTTACCAACATTAAAAAGATTAAAAAAACATTAAAAATCTTTAAAAAAGATGAATTTTTCATGAACGTTTTCTTAAATAAAATTTTGGAAAAAGGAAAAAGAATCCTGCAATCAAAAACATGGCAATACTTAGATGTTGTGAAATTGTGAGCCCCCAAAATCGCGGGTCCGAAAGCCCGGGCAAATCATTCGCACGGAAGAAGTCGAGAAAAAAGCGGCTGAATCCTTCCCAAATAAAGAATAAAAAAGCCAATCGCCCCGGCGTCTGTATTTTTTTACGCAACGACCAAATCACAAAAAATAAAAATAACCCGTTTAAAGAAAGGTACAACGCGGGTTCATGGCGCAACCGATCGTCTCCCGGGACCACCGATCCCCAAAAGAAAGGATGTTGCATTACGGCACCAATGTGATCTCCAATAAGATAACATCCGATGCGCCCCACAAAAATTCCGATGGCAAGTCCGGGTGCAAACAAGTCCATGATTTTCCAGAACGATATTTTTTTCATCATCACAATCGTCCAAGTGGCCAAAAGCGCGGCAAACACCCCGCCCAAAAACACCATTCCTCCTTTCCAGACTTCAAGGATTTGGATCGGATCCCTGGCAAAATCCTCCCAAAACAAAGCTACAAAGAACAATCGTCCTCCCACCATAGAGCTCACCAACATCCAGAAAAAAAGATCAAGAATGAGTTCATGATTCACGTTTTTGCGATCCGCCTCTCGGAATGAAATCCACAGCGCCACCAACATGGCGACCGCAATCATCAAACCCCAGACCTGAATTGAAATCGGGCCAATCGGAATCTCTGTGATTTTGGTGAAGGGGAGGGGGAACATGCGAGAATTGTAGAACAAATCCGTTCAAATCACAAAAAATCAGTACACCGCCTTTAAATAACAGTTTTCACAAAAAATAATCTCCGGTCGCTCGGGAGAAAAAGAGCTCGTCATTTCGGCATGGCATTGGGCACAGGGTCGTTGCCACAGTTGGCGAGGATTGCGATTTTTTAGGCGATGAGAGTGTCGACAATTAGGACATGCCTGAGGCAACGGCAAATGGTGATGTTCATAAAATTTTAATTCTTGTGTAATGATTTTGTAATGTTTTTCACACGTACTGCACGTTTTAATATTTTTTTCATTTTCATCGGTTTTCGTTTCGTTTTTTACGAGATCCCTTTCTTGAGGAGACGGGAAATAATCTTGCGCCACAGTCTCATGATAAGCAAAAGGGCTCAGTGCCATCGGGAAAAACTGCCCCCACTCCTTGGCTTTTTGCATGGATTCAATGATTTTTGGAACAAGCGATTCATATTCTTTTTGAGTGTATTGCCGATTTAAAATGCAATATTTTTTGTGCCTCAACCCAATACAACCCAAGAGATGTTGTGAATAATCGCATTCATTGCAATAAAAAGAGTTATGCACACCCCAACACCGTGCACATCCGATGTTCCGGGATGAATCGATCGCCGTGTTGATGCATTCATAATTCAACTCGCTGTTCATGCCGCACGTGTCCACATCTCCATTGTCTTTGGAATCGCGCCACAGATTGTAGCCATAGCGGCAATCCCACGCCTCAGACGCACAAAAACAGTGATAACAATTTTTGGAATGAGAAAGATAGTCGCCAGTGCAATCCTCGGATGCATAAATTTCAGCGTATTTATGAATGTGCGTTTTTTCCCAATCGCTAAACATTTTTTGTGTTTTTTTGAGCCAAGTCGGTTCATTTTTTTTAAACGATTCAAGCATTTTAAAATAATCCTGCGATGAATATTGTTTATTGAAAATACAAAATTCTTTTTGCTTGAGATTGATGCAATAAAAACAGTTTTTGCATCCGATGCAATTTTTCAAAAACCACGAGTCGTAACAGGTCTGACAGTTTTGTAGAAAACAAGTGTTGTAACATTTTTGACAATGATCGCATTCGTAACAAAGTTCGCATT
The genomic region above belongs to Candidatus Gracilibacteria bacterium and contains:
- a CDS encoding S-layer homology domain-containing protein, whose translation is MKNSSFLKIFNVFLIFLMLVSGTFGGLFMKVSPALASFTDVPQTSEHYAAILWLEGRSVIQGYEDGTFKPDQEVTRAEALKIVLLGSGIEVPEVIGFDETYYSDISLTDWFTKYVVKATDMEIVKGYDDQTFKPNQTVNLAEALKIIMQTNALTTETPTENPYVDVPFGDWYAGYVASAKAKYLIVADGEGKIYPGKAMTRGDLAEIIYRLSYITENFLEEFPVGLNWPATVNTAYDITFPVPTGWQIIDGINGEMILWAQDEANGQVSFDRTTPNSARVVIRVDSNTEGLSGDNYFTQIMNGMAGYSNLNSNTTETMGFDVWGVEYSGNYETFKDFYVEMPDGFLTIQSTYGNGALNEQWGDFISAIFGGLTYTPNDSGETAIEPSEAVEQARSAIQVDGQGQIILDLFSDRELIETDSIGVGTGPVDYYYSAWANVTLKYERSFDVILDVAEGNTTNF
- a CDS encoding S-layer homology domain-containing protein, translating into MRKLLSFLLSAMVGVMVLAPAAQAFVMHPVMGSPIMMDPPSTMSDYVNRAELVKMVLVDAGYTIWDGSTPTSCVFTDMTGAEWYYPYAVTACEKGFISDGEFRASDLVNKAEAVKAIYVAYSVPYSVPATPTYTDVAPGTWYYEYIESLVSYGVLLSGISNFYPSDALKMWQAKFWLSRI
- a CDS encoding YebC/PmpR family DNA-binding transcriptional regulator, whose translation is MSGHSKWSTIKRKKGVTDAKRGKIFTQHAKMIALAAQQGGGDLLMNPSLRVAVDLAKADNVPNINIDRAIKKGTGELKDGMTISEVTYEGYGPGGVALLVHTITDNKNRTLGNVRQIFTKYGGNMGAAGCVGWMFVKKGVIHIPLAGLKMEDVEMAVIDSGAEDMKQESETLVVTTAYDQLISTKKSLESKKIPVESAKLENIPSTTVPINDLEMASKLLKFMDALDEDEDVSEVSSNFEIAEEVMAKLGDED
- the lgt gene encoding prolipoprotein diacylglyceryl transferase, producing the protein MAIKKCPHCKNSFSVLKEDVYFLEKFSVKIAGLIFTLPEPVLCPDCRQQRRLAFRNERNLYERTCDACHKKNISVYHPMAKAPIYCQSCWWSDGWDPLAHGFSFDFSRSFFKQFEGLLHNVPRPAILNRNSTHSEYTHICEDNKNGYLLVESSTNEDCFYSYWIQKSKNCTDCSYCTECELCYECDHCQKCYNTCFLQNCQTCYDSWFLKNCIGCKNCFYCINLKQKEFCIFNKQYSSQDYFKMLESFKKNEPTWLKKTQKMFSDWEKTHIHKYAEIYASEDCTGDYLSHSKNCYHCFCASEAWDCRYGYNLWRDSKDNGDVDTCGMNSELNYECINTAIDSSRNIGCARCWGVHNSFYCNECDYSQHLLGCIGLRHKKYCILNRQYTQKEYESLVPKIIESMQKAKEWGQFFPMALSPFAYHETVAQDYFPSPQERDLVKNETKTDENEKNIKTCSTCEKHYKIITQELKFYEHHHLPLPQACPNCRHSHRLKNRNPRQLWQRPCAQCHAEMTSSFSPERPEIIFCENCYLKAVYGFFVIGTDLFYNSRMFPLPFTKITEIPIGPISIQVWGLMIAVAMLVALWISFREADRKNVNHELILDLFFWMLVSSMVGGRLFFVALFWEDFARDPIQILEVWKGGMVFLGGVFAALLATWTIVMMKKISFWKIMDLFAPGLAIGIFVGRIGCYLIGDHIGAVMQHPFFWGSVVPGDDRLRHEPALYLSLNGLFLFFVIWSLRKKIQTPGRLAFLFFIWEGFSRFFLDFFRANDLPGLSDPRFWGLTISQHLSIAMFLIAGFFFLFPKFYLRKRSGKIHLF
- the recJ gene encoding single-stranded-DNA-specific exonuclease RecJ — protein: MSFLGKKWHLKKNDLQGFLSENLDNETVTFHDPFLMKGMAMAVKRIEQAIETGERILIFGDYDVDGVSGTAILVHVLRELGAQVSYRLPDRQSGYGLNAEWVKTFQALDVSLLITVDCGISSRVEIEALVDQGIDVIVTDHHAIPAQIPEKALAILHPQIDEGHYPFPYLSGSGVAFKFAVALIRTLKGKKEAEIAQEKFVDLAALGTVADCVPLMGENRWIVKQGLVQMQKTAWVGLRKLLENAGVDANQAKSYDADLIGFRIGPRLNAAGRMDTPYFALQLLLNENDRASEFVQKLEEMNRDRQDQLLEIEKQAEQKMSENGEEKEKILILGDPGWPAGIIGLIAARLGEKHHRPTIILEHRGDECVASCRSPEYFDIGKALQSMGHHFKTYGGHAGAAGFTIAKDRLEAFTEDMRVYAEKTIQEDSLESVLPIDFEVGVGDVTFDLVEQLLKRAPFGQGNEKPLFVVRGVTPHNMSPVGREKKHLKFYVRAPKNSLSAIAFKFGEHYPKISTLLDQKSTIDLVFELDRSIWNGEERLELKVIDIAEA
- a CDS encoding NADP-dependent malic enzyme, which produces MVDYFKKSLKLHERHHGKLAVCSKVPLKTKTDLSVAYTPGVAEPCRAIAHNPEAAYRYTMKSNTVAVVTDGSAVLGLGNIGALAGLPVMEGKCLLFKTFGGVDAIPICLDTQNVDEIVETVIRIAPGFGGINLEDIAAPACFEVERRLKKALDIPVFHDDQHGTAIVVLAGLLNALKVVHKKLNAVRIVISGAGAAGIAITELLLAEGARDIVVCDSKGILHPKRDDMNSFKKDIAKRTNPRRISGKLKDSLQDADIFIGVSAPAILTANMVSTMAPDSIIFAMANPTPEILPKEAKKGGAAIVATGRSDFPNQINNVLAFPGIFRGALDGRARDITQKMMLSAAHILAALVPYPTPDKIIPGLSEPGLAQAVAKAIK
- a CDS encoding bifunctional oligoribonuclease/PAP phosphatase NrnA; protein product: MNSPIEDQIIHQFLKSSNVLLLPSSPADGDSLGSALALYLVFQKLGKKATVISAEPVPKDLQFLPMMEKINGEFKSDNDFVITVNADVKEVRHEITPGKVNIILTQDQEKKITPDDVSFSQGLDQYDLVVVVDTADLQQLGKFYEKHPDIFYKLPVINIDHHASNFEFGTLNHVQITASATTEIIFALLKTLEEKVNQPLIDADVATLLLAGIITDTGSFQHSNTTPQAFIATAELLKRGARQQEIIKHVYKTKSLSTLRLWGQVLSKIQFAKDYHFVWSTVSLKDIEETGAEMEECGGIIDELLNNAPGAEIVALLKEKQPGLLSASLRSTTAAVDANEVAALFGGGGHKQAAGFRIKGKPFEVAAKEVLLGILAYQAAKHGLPMPQLQGEKRIENDSNPGNSTGIKILNNDTQKEGEGFYRFENN